One Kangiella geojedonensis DNA segment encodes these proteins:
- the rpsQ gene encoding 30S ribosomal protein S17: MSTETIQRTLQGKVVSDKMDKSITVLVERHVKHPLYGKFIKRSTKIHAHDEANECKLGDVVRIAECRPLSKTKSFKLVEIVESAR, from the coding sequence ATGAGCACTGAAACAATTCAACGCACATTACAGGGCAAAGTCGTCAGCGACAAAATGGATAAATCCATTACTGTTTTGGTTGAGCGTCACGTGAAGCACCCTTTATATGGGAAGTTCATCAAACGTTCAACTAAAATCCACGCTCATGACGAAGCTAACGAGTGCAAATTGGGTGATGTGGTGAGAATTGCTGAGTGTCGTCCTCTATCAAAAACTAAGTCTTTTAAGCTAGTTGAGATAGTCGAGAGCGCTCGCTAA
- the rpmD gene encoding 50S ribosomal protein L30, with protein sequence MAKKMMKVTQTRSSISRLEAHKACLRGLGLRRIGHTVEVEDTASTRGMVNKVYYMVSVEE encoded by the coding sequence ATGGCAAAGAAAATGATGAAAGTAACGCAGACGCGTTCTAGCATTAGCCGCTTAGAAGCTCACAAAGCTTGTTTGCGTGGTCTAGGTTTGCGTCGCATTGGTCATACTGTTGAAGTTGAAGATACAGCATCAACTCGCGGTATGGTAAACAAAGTTTACTACATGGTTAGTGTTGAGGAGTAA
- the rplN gene encoding 50S ribosomal protein L14 produces the protein MIQMQSVLDVADNSGARRVMCIKVLGGSHRRYANIGDIIKVSVKEAIPRGKVKKGDVLNAVVVRTRKGVRRPDGSLIKFDGNAAVILNSNLQPIGTRIFGPVTRELRGDKFMKIVSLAPEVL, from the coding sequence ATGATCCAGATGCAATCAGTACTAGACGTAGCCGATAATTCAGGTGCGCGTCGTGTAATGTGTATTAAGGTACTGGGTGGTTCGCATCGTCGTTACGCCAATATTGGTGACATCATCAAGGTGAGCGTAAAAGAAGCGATCCCACGCGGTAAGGTAAAAAAAGGTGACGTTCTAAACGCAGTTGTAGTTCGTACCCGTAAAGGTGTACGTCGTCCAGACGGATCTTTGATCAAGTTTGACGGTAACGCAGCGGTAATTCTGAACAGTAACCTACAGCCGATTGGTACTCGTATCTTTGGGCCTGTTACACGTGAACTACGTGGTGACAAGTTCATGAAGATCGTGTCTTTGGCACCAGAAGTACTTTAA
- the rplE gene encoding 50S ribosomal protein L5, whose protein sequence is MAKLHNFYKDTVVQELQEKFEYKSVMQVPRITKITLNMGLGEALADKKILEHAVNDMTAISGQKPIITKARKSVAGFKIRDGYPIGCKVTLRGERMWEFLERFISIAVPRIRDFRGLNPKSFDGRGNYSVGIKEQIIFPEIDYDKVDKVRGMDITITTTANSNEEGRALLSAFNFPLKS, encoded by the coding sequence ATGGCGAAACTGCACAACTTTTACAAAGATACTGTTGTACAGGAGCTTCAAGAGAAGTTTGAGTACAAATCAGTTATGCAAGTCCCACGCATTACCAAGATCACATTGAACATGGGTCTGGGTGAAGCTCTTGCGGACAAGAAGATCCTTGAGCACGCAGTCAATGATATGACTGCTATCTCAGGCCAAAAGCCTATCATCACGAAAGCACGCAAATCTGTTGCGGGCTTTAAAATTCGTGATGGCTATCCTATTGGCTGTAAAGTGACTCTTCGTGGCGAGCGTATGTGGGAATTCTTAGAAAGATTTATTTCAATCGCGGTGCCACGTATTCGTGACTTCCGTGGTTTGAACCCGAAATCTTTCGACGGCCGTGGTAACTACTCTGTAGGTATCAAAGAGCAAATCATTTTCCCAGAAATTGATTATGACAAGGTCGATAAGGTTCGTGGTATGGATATTACTATCACCACTACGGCAAACAGCAATGAGGAAGGTCGCGCGTTATTGAGTGCGTTCAACTTCCCATTGAAATCATAA
- the rplX gene encoding 50S ribosomal protein L24, whose product MQKIKSGDEVIVIAGKDKGKRGNVDRVLADGRVIVSGVNIIKKHTKPSQNPDGSINEGGIIEKEAAFDASNIAIYNPSTGKADRVGFKVEDGKKTRFFKKTGEAI is encoded by the coding sequence ATGCAAAAGATTAAAAGCGGCGACGAAGTCATCGTAATCGCGGGCAAAGACAAAGGTAAGCGTGGTAATGTCGACCGCGTTCTTGCTGATGGTCGCGTGATTGTGAGTGGCGTAAACATTATTAAGAAGCACACAAAGCCAAGCCAAAATCCTGACGGTTCTATCAATGAAGGTGGAATCATCGAGAAAGAAGCAGCTTTCGACGCTTCAAATATTGCGATTTACAACCCTTCAACGGGTAAAGCTGACCGTGTTGGTTTTAAAGTTGAAGACGGTAAGAAAACGCGCTTCTTCAAGAAAACTGGCGAAGCGATTTAA
- the rpsN gene encoding 30S ribosomal protein S14 → MAKKSMIERELKRAKTVEKYAAKRAELKAIINNPESSEEEVWEAQVKLQKLPRNANPVRQRNRCRVTGRPHGYLRKFGMCRNKLREHAMKGDVPGLVKASW, encoded by the coding sequence ATGGCTAAGAAATCTATGATAGAGCGTGAGTTGAAGCGTGCGAAAACAGTTGAAAAGTACGCTGCAAAACGCGCAGAGCTAAAAGCAATCATCAACAACCCAGAGTCTTCTGAAGAAGAAGTTTGGGAAGCTCAGGTGAAGCTACAAAAGCTACCACGTAATGCAAACCCTGTACGCCAACGTAATCGTTGTCGCGTGACTGGTCGTCCACACGGTTACCTTCGTAAGTTCGGTATGTGCCGCAATAAATTGCGTGAACATGCGATGAAAGGTGACGTGCCTGGTTTAGTAAAAGCTAGCTGGTAA
- the rpmC gene encoding 50S ribosomal protein L29 produces MKATELKDKSVEELNVTLNELLQDQFKLRMEKATGQVTETHKLREVRRDIARVKTIINQKAGS; encoded by the coding sequence ATGAAAGCGACAGAATTGAAAGATAAGAGCGTTGAAGAGCTCAACGTAACTTTGAACGAGCTTTTGCAAGATCAATTTAAGTTACGTATGGAAAAGGCTACGGGCCAAGTGACAGAAACACACAAGTTGCGTGAAGTTCGTCGTGATATCGCCCGTGTTAAAACCATTATCAACCAAAAGGCAGGTTCATAA
- the rpsM gene encoding 30S ribosomal protein S13: MARIAGINIPVHKHADVALTAIYGIGRPRAQIICADAGVEPTAKIKDLNEDQIENLRNEVSKFTVEGDLRREINMNIKRLMDLGCFRGIRHRRNLPLRGQRTKTNARTRKGPRKPIKK, encoded by the coding sequence ATGGCTCGTATAGCTGGTATTAACATTCCGGTACATAAGCATGCTGATGTCGCACTGACCGCTATCTATGGTATCGGTCGTCCTCGTGCACAGATTATCTGTGCTGATGCAGGGGTTGAACCTACTGCAAAGATCAAAGATTTGAACGAAGACCAAATTGAGAATCTACGAAACGAGGTGAGCAAGTTTACCGTTGAAGGTGATTTGCGTCGCGAAATCAACATGAATATTAAACGTTTGATGGACTTGGGTTGTTTCCGAGGTATTCGTCATCGTCGTAACCTACCATTGCGTGGTCAACGTACGAAGACAAATGCTCGCACCCGTAAAGGTCCTCGCAAACCGATTAAGAAATAG
- the rpsK gene encoding 30S ribosomal protein S11: MAKTPRTSSKKKVKKTVVDGMAHIHASFNNTIITITDRQGNALAWATSGGSGFRGSRKSTPFAAQVAADRAAQVVKEMGMKNVEVFVKGPGPGRESAVRALNAAGFKVTNITDVTPIPHNGCRPPKKRRV; encoded by the coding sequence ATGGCTAAAACACCTCGTACTAGTAGTAAGAAAAAAGTTAAAAAGACCGTAGTTGATGGTATGGCGCATATCCATGCGTCGTTTAACAACACCATCATTACGATCACAGACCGTCAAGGTAATGCTCTTGCATGGGCAACATCTGGTGGTTCTGGCTTCCGTGGTTCACGTAAGTCTACTCCTTTCGCTGCACAGGTAGCTGCTGATCGCGCTGCTCAGGTAGTAAAAGAGATGGGCATGAAGAATGTTGAAGTTTTCGTTAAGGGTCCTGGACCAGGTCGTGAATCAGCGGTTCGCGCACTTAACGCAGCTGGCTTTAAAGTCACCAACATTACTGACGTGACACCGATTCCACACAATGGTTGTCGCCCGCCTAAAAAGCGTCGTGTGTAA
- the rpsD gene encoding 30S ribosomal protein S4, whose protein sequence is MARYLGPKLKLSRREGVDLGHKSGVRAIETKCKIEVVPGQHGARRSRLSDYGLQLREKQKVRRIYGVLERQFRNYYKEADRLKGATGSNLLQLLESRLDNVVYRMGYASTRGEARQLVSHKAIMVNGESVNIPSYSVKAEDVISVREKSQKQARIVAALELAAQRDKPEWIEVDATKMEGQFKRLPERTELDASINENLIVELYSK, encoded by the coding sequence ATGGCTAGATATCTAGGTCCTAAACTTAAATTGTCACGTCGTGAAGGTGTTGATCTTGGACACAAATCAGGCGTTCGTGCAATTGAGACCAAATGTAAAATTGAAGTTGTTCCAGGACAGCATGGCGCGCGTCGTAGCCGTCTTTCTGACTATGGTTTACAGCTTCGTGAAAAGCAAAAAGTTCGTCGTATCTACGGTGTTCTTGAGCGTCAATTCCGTAACTACTACAAAGAAGCTGACCGTCTTAAAGGCGCGACTGGTTCAAACTTGTTGCAATTATTGGAGTCACGCTTAGATAACGTAGTTTATCGTATGGGTTACGCTTCTACTCGTGGCGAAGCTCGTCAACTTGTTAGCCACAAAGCAATCATGGTTAACGGTGAGTCGGTGAACATTCCTTCTTACTCAGTAAAAGCTGAAGATGTGATTTCTGTTCGTGAAAAATCACAGAAGCAAGCGCGTATTGTTGCAGCTCTAGAGCTTGCAGCACAACGTGACAAGCCTGAGTGGATTGAAGTCGATGCTACAAAAATGGAAGGTCAGTTCAAACGTCTTCCAGAGCGTACTGAATTGGACGCTAGCATCAACGAAAACCTAATTGTAGAGCTTTACTCTAAGTAA
- the rplB gene encoding 50S ribosomal protein L2, whose amino-acid sequence MAIVKAKPTSPGRRFVVKVVNSDLHKGKPHAALLEKKSRNGGRNNNGRITTRHVGGGHKQHYRLIDFKRNKDDITGTVERLEYDPNRSAHIALICYADGERRYIIAPRNLNAGDSIVSGERAPIRVGNALPMRNIPVGSTVHNIELKPGKGAQIARSAGAYAQIVAREGNYVTLRLRSGETRKVLSEGRATIGQVGNSEHMLRSLGKAGATRWRGIRPTVRGVAMNPVDHPHGGGEGRTSGGRHPVSPWGTPTKGKKTRSNKRTDKLIVRRRNKR is encoded by the coding sequence ATGGCAATTGTAAAAGCTAAACCAACTTCTCCAGGACGCCGCTTTGTAGTCAAAGTGGTGAATTCTGACCTGCATAAGGGTAAACCTCATGCAGCTTTATTAGAGAAGAAATCAAGAAATGGTGGTCGTAATAATAACGGTCGCATTACGACTCGTCACGTTGGTGGCGGTCATAAGCAACATTACCGTTTAATCGACTTCAAACGTAATAAAGACGATATTACTGGTACCGTTGAGCGTCTTGAGTACGATCCGAACCGTAGTGCACACATTGCACTAATCTGCTACGCAGACGGTGAGCGTCGTTACATCATTGCTCCTCGTAACTTAAATGCTGGTGATTCTATCGTTTCTGGTGAGCGCGCTCCGATTCGTGTCGGTAATGCCTTGCCAATGCGTAACATCCCTGTAGGTTCTACCGTTCATAACATCGAACTTAAGCCTGGCAAGGGTGCGCAAATAGCTCGTAGTGCGGGTGCTTATGCTCAGATTGTTGCACGTGAAGGTAACTATGTGACCTTGCGTTTACGTTCAGGCGAAACACGTAAAGTGTTGTCTGAAGGTCGCGCGACTATCGGTCAGGTAGGTAACTCAGAGCACATGCTACGTAGCTTGGGTAAAGCTGGTGCCACTCGCTGGCGCGGTATTCGCCCGACGGTTCGTGGTGTGGCTATGAACCCAGTTGACCACCCACATGGTGGTGGTGAAGGACGTACCTCTGGTGGTCGTCATCCTGTGTCTCCATGGGGTACGCCTACTAAAGGTAAGAAAACTCGTAGCAACAAGCGCACAGACAAATTAATTGTCCGTCGCCGTAATAAACGATAG
- the rplP gene encoding 50S ribosomal protein L16, with the protein MLLPKRTKYRKQHKLRNRGSQAHNVSFGEFGLKATGRGRMTARQIEAARRAMTRHMKRAGKVYIRVFPDKPITKKPLEVRMGKGKGSVEYWVAQVQPGRMLYEVEGISEDLAREAFALAAAKLPFKTTFVKRTVI; encoded by the coding sequence ATGTTATTGCCAAAAAGAACGAAATATCGTAAGCAGCATAAACTGCGTAACCGCGGCTCTCAAGCTCATAACGTAAGCTTTGGTGAGTTCGGTTTAAAAGCGACGGGTCGTGGTCGTATGACAGCGCGCCAAATCGAGGCAGCTCGTCGTGCAATGACTCGTCACATGAAACGTGCGGGTAAAGTATACATTCGTGTATTCCCTGACAAACCAATCACTAAAAAGCCTTTAGAAGTACGTATGGGTAAAGGTAAAGGTAGTGTTGAATATTGGGTTGCTCAGGTTCAACCAGGTCGTATGTTATATGAAGTAGAAGGTATCTCTGAAGATTTAGCGCGTGAAGCGTTTGCTTTAGCGGCAGCAAAACTACCTTTCAAAACGACCTTTGTTAAGCGGACGGTGATCTAA
- the rpmJ gene encoding 50S ribosomal protein L36, with product MKVRASVKKMCRNCKVIRRHGSVRVICVDPRHKQRQG from the coding sequence ATGAAAGTTCGTGCTTCTGTTAAGAAAATGTGCCGTAACTGCAAAGTGATTCGTCGTCACGGCAGTGTTCGCGTTATCTGTGTTGACCCTCGCCATAAACAGCGTCAAGGTTAA
- the rpsE gene encoding 30S ribosomal protein S5, with protein MAKDMNNQEGLVEKLVNVNRVAKVVKGGRIFGFTALTVVGDGKGKVGFGRGKSKEVPVAIQKAMEQARRNMIQVELKDGHTLQHALNARHGASKVYMQPASEGTGIIAGGAMRAVFEVLGIQNVLAKSVGSTNPINIVRATINGLTQMTSPEAMAAKRGKSVEEILD; from the coding sequence ATGGCAAAAGATATGAATAACCAAGAAGGTTTAGTTGAGAAGTTAGTCAACGTAAACCGCGTTGCTAAAGTAGTTAAAGGTGGTCGTATTTTCGGTTTCACGGCTTTAACTGTTGTAGGCGACGGTAAGGGTAAAGTGGGTTTTGGTCGTGGTAAATCGAAAGAAGTACCAGTAGCGATTCAAAAGGCTATGGAACAAGCTCGTCGTAACATGATTCAAGTTGAGCTTAAAGATGGTCACACTTTACAACATGCATTGAATGCCCGTCATGGCGCATCAAAAGTTTACATGCAACCAGCATCTGAAGGTACAGGTATTATCGCCGGTGGTGCAATGCGTGCAGTTTTTGAAGTGCTAGGTATCCAAAACGTATTGGCAAAGAGTGTTGGTTCTACAAACCCAATTAACATCGTTCGTGCAACGATTAATGGTTTGACCCAAATGACTTCGCCAGAAGCTATGGCTGCCAAGCGTGGTAAATCAGTAGAAGAGATTTTGGACTAA
- the rpsC gene encoding 30S ribosomal protein S3 has translation MGQKVHPTGIRLGIVKKHTATWYAERGDFADNLESDINIRNWLLKELKHASVSRIEIERPAKAIRVTIHTARPGIVIGKKGEDIEKLRGKIAKMAGVTAQVSVEQVRKPELDAQLVGDNVAQQLERRVMFRRAMKRAVQNAMRLGAQGIKIEVSGRLGGAEIARTEWYREGRVPLHTLRANIDYATSEANTTYGIIGIKVWIFKGEVLPGQEIEEPKEEKKPRRRKPAPKAKK, from the coding sequence ATGGGTCAAAAAGTTCATCCTACCGGTATCCGCTTAGGTATCGTAAAAAAGCATACTGCAACTTGGTATGCTGAGCGCGGCGATTTTGCGGATAACTTGGAAAGTGATATCAACATCCGTAACTGGTTGTTAAAAGAATTGAAGCATGCTTCAGTATCTCGCATCGAGATAGAGCGTCCAGCGAAAGCGATTCGTGTGACTATTCACACAGCGCGTCCTGGTATCGTTATCGGTAAAAAAGGTGAAGATATTGAGAAGTTGCGTGGCAAGATCGCCAAAATGGCGGGTGTTACTGCGCAAGTTTCTGTTGAGCAAGTTCGCAAGCCTGAGTTAGATGCTCAATTGGTTGGTGACAATGTTGCACAACAGCTAGAGCGTCGTGTGATGTTCCGTCGTGCGATGAAGCGTGCCGTTCAAAATGCTATGCGCCTTGGTGCTCAAGGTATCAAGATTGAAGTAAGTGGTCGTTTAGGTGGTGCTGAGATTGCTCGTACTGAGTGGTACCGTGAAGGTCGTGTACCTTTGCATACGCTTCGTGCGAACATCGATTACGCGACATCTGAAGCGAATACTACTTACGGTATCATCGGCATTAAAGTATGGATTTTCAAAGGTGAAGTTCTTCCTGGCCAAGAGATTGAAGAGCCAAAAGAAGAGAAGAAACCTCGCCGTAGAAAACCTGCTCCTAAAGCTAAGAAATAG
- the rplV gene encoding 50S ribosomal protein L22 yields MEVAAKLRNAAISAQKMRLVADQIRGLPVEKALNTLEFSPKKAARLIKKVLESAIANAEHNEGADIDELKVSTIFVDEAATAKRMRPRAKGRGDRILKRNSHVTVKVSDN; encoded by the coding sequence ATGGAAGTAGCAGCTAAATTGCGTAACGCCGCCATCTCGGCACAAAAAATGCGTCTTGTTGCCGATCAGATTCGTGGCTTACCAGTAGAAAAAGCGTTGAACACTCTTGAATTCAGCCCAAAGAAAGCGGCTCGTCTAATCAAGAAGGTTCTTGAGTCTGCGATTGCAAATGCTGAGCATAATGAAGGCGCTGATATCGACGAGTTGAAAGTTTCAACTATTTTCGTTGATGAAGCGGCGACAGCTAAGCGTATGCGTCCGCGCGCGAAAGGTCGTGGCGACCGCATTTTAAAGCGTAATAGCCACGTCACCGTTAAAGTATCGGATAACTAG
- the secY gene encoding preprotein translocase subunit SecY: MALSPQQLAKSGGLGELKQRLLFVLIAIVVFRLGSFIPVPGVDPKALADFLSQDTIFSLFNVFSGGAMERASVLALGIMPYISASIIMQILSYVDPRLKEIKKEGESGRRKINQYTRYLTVALATVQAFGMATQLPSMIPGLVENPNFSFYFVAIATLVTGTMFLMWLGEQITERGIGNGISIIILVGIVAGFPQAIKQVFSQAYDGQRDVLGILVFAVFALAVIYFIVWFETAQRRITINYAKRQQGNKVFAAQSSFLPMKLNMAGVIPAIFASSIVLFPGTLLSWFGNAGEVSWLSTLAQNLQPGNPVYMLLYAAGIIFFAFFYTALTQNPRDTADNLKKSGAFIPGIRPGQQTASYLDKVTTRLTFWGALYMTAVCLLPEFLILLFEYPFYFGGTSLLIIVVVAMDFMAQVQAHLMSQQYDSVLKKANLKKHGPSGRVRR, from the coding sequence ATGGCATTATCACCACAGCAATTAGCTAAAAGCGGTGGTTTAGGTGAGCTCAAACAACGTTTGTTGTTTGTGCTCATTGCTATTGTGGTCTTCCGTCTTGGTTCTTTTATTCCAGTTCCTGGGGTTGATCCTAAAGCGCTAGCAGACTTTTTAAGTCAGGATACAATATTTTCATTATTTAATGTATTCTCTGGCGGTGCGATGGAGCGTGCTTCGGTTCTTGCATTAGGTATCATGCCGTATATCTCGGCATCGATTATCATGCAGATCTTAAGTTATGTTGATCCTCGATTAAAAGAGATCAAGAAGGAAGGCGAGAGTGGTCGCCGCAAAATCAATCAGTACACCCGTTACTTAACAGTGGCCTTAGCTACTGTACAAGCATTTGGTATGGCTACACAGTTACCAAGCATGATTCCGGGACTGGTTGAGAATCCTAACTTTTCGTTCTATTTTGTCGCTATCGCTACATTGGTAACAGGTACTATGTTCCTAATGTGGTTAGGTGAACAAATTACGGAACGAGGTATCGGTAACGGTATCTCAATTATTATTTTGGTGGGTATCGTTGCAGGTTTCCCACAGGCGATTAAGCAAGTATTCTCACAAGCTTATGATGGCCAGCGTGATGTACTAGGTATTCTAGTATTCGCGGTGTTCGCATTAGCAGTGATTTACTTCATTGTTTGGTTTGAAACGGCTCAACGTCGTATAACGATCAACTACGCAAAACGCCAGCAAGGTAATAAAGTTTTTGCAGCTCAAAGTAGCTTCTTACCAATGAAGTTGAATATGGCAGGTGTAATTCCAGCTATTTTCGCATCGAGTATTGTTCTATTCCCTGGCACCTTGCTGTCTTGGTTTGGTAATGCTGGAGAAGTTAGTTGGTTAAGCACTCTAGCTCAGAATTTACAACCTGGTAACCCTGTATATATGTTGCTATATGCAGCGGGTATTATCTTCTTCGCTTTCTTCTATACAGCGTTGACTCAGAATCCTCGTGATACTGCAGACAATTTGAAGAAATCAGGAGCATTTATTCCAGGTATTCGTCCTGGCCAACAAACGGCTAGCTACCTTGATAAAGTAACCACTAGACTTACGTTCTGGGGCGCGCTTTACATGACCGCTGTATGTTTGTTACCAGAGTTCTTGATTTTGCTATTTGAATATCCGTTCTACTTCGGTGGTACGTCACTATTGATTATTGTAGTTGTTGCTATGGACTTTATGGCTCAAGTACAAGCGCATTTAATGTCGCAGCAATATGACTCGGTATTAAAAAAAGCAAATCTTAAAAAGCATGGCCCATCCGGTCGTGTTCGTCGCTAA
- the rpsH gene encoding 30S ribosomal protein S8, which produces MSMQDPIADMLTRIRNGQTAAKKTVEIPASKIKKAIAEVLVDEGFIQSYSVGEGAIPSMTVELKYYQGRPVIDELKRVSRPGLRIYKKVDELPKVIGGLGIAVVSTSKGVMTDRAARKAGHGGEIICTVS; this is translated from the coding sequence ATGAGTATGCAAGATCCTATAGCAGATATGTTGACTCGTATTCGTAACGGCCAAACTGCTGCGAAGAAAACTGTCGAAATACCTGCTTCAAAAATTAAGAAAGCAATCGCTGAAGTACTAGTTGATGAAGGTTTCATCCAGAGCTACAGCGTTGGTGAAGGCGCTATTCCATCAATGACGGTAGAACTTAAATACTATCAAGGTCGTCCTGTAATTGATGAATTAAAGCGTGTCAGCCGTCCTGGTTTGCGTATCTATAAGAAAGTTGATGAGCTTCCAAAAGTCATCGGCGGTCTAGGTATCGCAGTTGTTTCAACTTCAAAAGGTGTGATGACCGACCGTGCCGCTCGTAAAGCGGGTCATGGTGGCGAGATCATCTGCACTGTATCGTAA
- the rplO gene encoding 50S ribosomal protein L15 — protein MRLNTLMPAPGSKKDRKRVGRGIGSTDGKTAGRGHKGQKSRSGGFNKIGFEGGQMPLKQRLPKFGFNSRKALVTAEVRLNELSKVDGEVVDLLTLKKAGIIGDSIENAKIILSGEIDRAVTVSGGVRVTKGAQKAIEAAGGKVEA, from the coding sequence ATGCGTTTAAATACATTGATGCCAGCTCCTGGTAGTAAAAAGGATCGCAAACGTGTAGGCCGTGGTATCGGTTCAACTGACGGTAAGACTGCTGGTCGCGGTCATAAAGGTCAGAAGTCGCGTTCAGGCGGTTTTAACAAGATTGGTTTTGAAGGTGGTCAGATGCCTTTGAAACAGCGTTTACCTAAATTTGGTTTTAACTCGCGTAAAGCCTTGGTAACTGCTGAAGTTCGTTTAAATGAACTTTCAAAAGTAGACGGTGAAGTTGTTGATTTACTGACTTTGAAAAAAGCAGGTATCATCGGTGACAGCATCGAAAACGCTAAAATTATCTTGTCAGGCGAAATCGATCGTGCAGTAACCGTTTCTGGTGGCGTTCGCGTCACGAAAGGTGCACAGAAAGCTATCGAAGCAGCTGGCGGTAAGGTTGAAGCATAA
- the rpsS gene encoding 30S ribosomal protein S19, with protein MARSLKKGPFIDLHLLKKVEEAAASGSKKPIKTWSRRSTVFPEMVGLTIAVHNGRQHVPVFVSEDMVGHKLGEFVLTRTYHGHDVDKKAKKR; from the coding sequence GTGGCACGTTCGTTAAAGAAAGGCCCATTCATTGACCTTCATTTATTGAAGAAGGTTGAAGAAGCTGCGGCCTCTGGTTCTAAGAAACCAATTAAAACATGGTCTCGTCGTTCAACCGTTTTCCCGGAAATGGTTGGTCTGACGATTGCCGTTCACAATGGTCGTCAACACGTACCAGTCTTCGTTTCTGAAGACATGGTTGGCCACAAGTTAGGTGAGTTTGTATTAACTCGTACCTATCATGGTCACGATGTTGATAAGAAAGCCAAGAAGCGATAA
- the rplR gene encoding 50S ribosomal protein L18 translates to MKKKIQRLRRATKSRSKMQELGVTRLVVNRTPRHIYAQVISGENGNIIASASTVEKAVRGDVKYTGNLDAAKHVGTLVAERAIEAGIKQVAFDRSGFKYHGRVAALADAAREKGLQF, encoded by the coding sequence ATGAAAAAGAAAATTCAACGTTTGCGTCGTGCGACTAAAAGTCGCTCAAAAATGCAGGAACTAGGTGTAACGCGCCTGGTTGTGAATAGAACCCCTCGCCACATTTACGCTCAAGTAATCAGCGGTGAGAACGGTAATATAATCGCAAGTGCTTCGACTGTGGAAAAGGCCGTTCGTGGTGACGTTAAGTACACGGGTAACCTAGATGCTGCTAAGCACGTAGGTACTTTGGTTGCTGAGCGCGCTATCGAGGCGGGAATAAAGCAAGTAGCTTTCGACCGCAGTGGATTCAAATATCATGGTCGCGTGGCAGCATTAGCTGACGCCGCTCGTGAAAAAGGCTTACAGTTCTAA
- the rplF gene encoding 50S ribosomal protein L6, translating to MSRVAKATVSIPSGVEVNIKDGVISVKGSKGQLEQNMHDDVKITVEDGAVSFAPSAANLSWAMAGTYRALVNNMVTGVTEGFEKKLKLIGVGYRAQVQGKTLNLTLGFSHPIAFEIPEGVTIEAPSQTDLIVKGPSKQIVGQVAANIRSYRPPEPYKGKGVRYVDEYIVRKEAKKK from the coding sequence ATGTCACGTGTAGCAAAAGCCACTGTATCTATCCCTTCAGGTGTTGAAGTAAACATCAAAGATGGCGTGATCAGTGTAAAAGGTTCTAAAGGTCAGCTTGAACAAAATATGCATGACGACGTAAAAATTACTGTCGAAGATGGTGCAGTTTCATTTGCTCCTTCTGCTGCAAACTTAAGCTGGGCTATGGCAGGTACTTACCGCGCATTGGTTAATAATATGGTAACTGGCGTTACCGAAGGTTTCGAAAAGAAATTGAAACTTATCGGTGTTGGTTATCGTGCGCAGGTTCAAGGTAAGACTTTGAACTTAACTCTAGGCTTTTCTCACCCAATTGCGTTTGAGATTCCAGAAGGCGTTACAATTGAAGCTCCTTCTCAAACTGATCTTATCGTTAAGGGTCCGAGCAAACAAATCGTCGGTCAAGTTGCGGCAAACATCCGTAGCTATCGTCCACCAGAGCCATATAAAGGTAAAGGTGTTCGCTATGTTGACGAATATATTGTTCGTAAAGAAGCCAAGAAGAAATAG